In Egicoccus sp. AB-alg2, a single genomic region encodes these proteins:
- the gmk gene encoding guanylate kinase produces MTPRGLLVVIAGPSGVGKGTVHGRVRAALPDSVLSVSVTTRPARPNEADGVDYHFVDRPRFEQMVADGELLEWAEYAGNLYGTPRRPAEAAVADGKVVVLDIEVQGALQVREQSTDALLVFLAPPSFAELERRLRTRGTEDDEAVDARLEVARRELAQRDLFDAVVVNDDLDRCVAEVLDAIAAARTVT; encoded by the coding sequence GTGACCCCTCGCGGCCTCCTGGTCGTGATCGCGGGTCCCAGCGGTGTCGGCAAGGGCACAGTGCACGGGCGCGTCCGCGCGGCGCTGCCCGACAGCGTCCTGTCGGTGTCCGTGACCACTCGTCCGGCGCGCCCGAACGAGGCCGACGGGGTCGACTACCACTTCGTCGACCGGCCCCGCTTCGAACAGATGGTGGCAGACGGCGAACTGCTGGAGTGGGCCGAGTACGCCGGCAACCTGTACGGCACGCCGCGCCGCCCGGCCGAGGCGGCGGTCGCGGACGGCAAGGTCGTCGTGCTCGACATCGAGGTGCAGGGCGCCCTACAGGTGCGCGAGCAGTCCACGGACGCGTTGCTGGTGTTCCTCGCCCCGCCCTCCTTCGCGGAGCTCGAACGGCGCCTGCGTACCCGCGGGACCGAGGACGACGAGGCCGTAGACGCCCGTCTCGAGGTAGCACGACGCGAGTTGGCGCAGCGTGATCTGTTCGACGCGGTGGTCGTCAACGACGACCTCGACCGCTGCGTCGCCGAGGTGCTGGACGCGATCGCCGCGGCGCGCACCGTCACCTGA
- the mihF gene encoding integration host factor, actinobacterial type, which translates to MPLPELDPEQRRAALAKAAEARRIRAELKQMLKAGEVSLRQVLDRAESADALAKMKVCEVLEAMPAYGPVKARRLMEELDIAPTRRLRGLGPRQTEALLATFEHRP; encoded by the coding sequence ATGCCGCTGCCCGAGCTCGATCCCGAGCAGCGCCGCGCCGCCCTCGCCAAGGCGGCGGAGGCGCGCCGCATCCGTGCCGAGCTGAAGCAGATGCTCAAGGCCGGCGAGGTCAGTCTGCGGCAGGTGCTGGACCGGGCCGAGTCGGCGGACGCCCTGGCGAAGATGAAGGTCTGCGAGGTGCTCGAGGCCATGCCGGCGTACGGCCCGGTGAAGGCCCGTCGCCTGATGGAGGAACTCGACATCGCGCCCACGCGCCGCCTTCGCGGCCTGGGACCTCGGCAGACCGAGGCGCTGCTGGCCACGTTCGAGCATCGCCCGTGA
- the pyrE gene encoding orotate phosphoribosyltransferase gives MHERTRDFVDFMVRCDVLTFGDFVAKSGRRTPYFVNAGRYRTGTQVAELGRFYAATIDEAFGDGVDVLFGPAYKGIPLAVTTAIALAEHHDRDVGFCFDRKEAKDHGEGGSLVGHPLADGDRVVVVEDVTTAGTSIRNTLPLLRAAADVEVVGLVVGVDRRERGSRDDVSALDELAEDHGLRTVALATVDDVVEHLRDREVDGRRVLGDDDLDRIARYRAIYGVR, from the coding sequence GTGCACGAACGCACCCGCGACTTCGTCGACTTCATGGTGCGGTGCGACGTGCTGACCTTCGGCGACTTCGTCGCCAAGTCCGGCCGGCGCACCCCCTACTTCGTCAACGCCGGCCGCTACCGCACCGGCACACAGGTGGCCGAACTCGGCCGCTTCTACGCCGCCACGATCGACGAGGCGTTCGGCGACGGCGTCGACGTGCTGTTCGGTCCCGCCTACAAGGGCATCCCGCTGGCGGTGACCACCGCCATCGCGCTGGCGGAGCATCACGACCGCGACGTGGGCTTCTGCTTCGACCGCAAGGAAGCCAAGGACCACGGCGAAGGTGGCTCGCTCGTGGGTCACCCGCTCGCCGACGGTGACCGGGTGGTCGTCGTCGAGGACGTCACCACCGCGGGCACCTCGATCCGCAACACCCTGCCACTGCTGCGCGCCGCCGCGGACGTCGAGGTGGTCGGGCTGGTCGTCGGCGTGGACCGCCGCGAACGTGGCTCGCGTGACGACGTGTCGGCGCTGGACGAGTTGGCCGAGGACCACGGGCTGCGCACGGTGGCGCTCGCCACCGTGGACGACGTCGTGGAGCACCTGCGCGACCGCGAGGTGGATGGCCGGCGGGTGCTGGGCGACGACGACCTCGACCGGATCGCGCGCTACCGAGCGATCTACGGGGTGCGCTGA
- a CDS encoding ATP-dependent metallopeptidase FtsH/Yme1/Tma family protein yields the protein MVSLLASLTANRELPVSKSRRPDPSNSTTAPRRRSVRRPSSPGSDVWRDKRVWVAATGLVVMIAALVALSWPTTAAEPQRVVLSEAIERVRGGEVAFATIDDKSREVLLVLGDPATATSPAIAPDGAFELPEGEQLVAAYNEGYGPDLAAIFVDAGVPFTGEPEPEPDRLTPIVTNLLPALLIVSFLLWFVARKGGFGQFGKSNRGPAAVPSTRFSDVAGADEAVAELREVVDLLHDPERFAASGATVPRGFLLEGPPGTGKTLLARAVAGEAGVPFFSLSGSEFVEMFVGVGASRVRDVFAKARKHERAIIFIDEIDAIGKARGNGPSSGANDEREATLNQLLVEMDGFEGSGIITLAATNRADVLDQALLRAGRFDRRIAVPAPDRVGRTKILELHTDGRRLADDVDLVALARRTPGMTGADLAALVNSATLEAARDGAEAVNADHLEAALSTAMLGRERRSAVTTDRDRTITAWHEAGHTLAALLQPDADDPVTVTIVPRGPAGGVTWMSGNDNAFMTASEARAKLVTAMAGRAAEERLLAGSFTQGAAGDFQHATELATNMVTRYGMSPLGVASLSPEQVVNGPLAEQVHAAVNTLLDEALAEARALLQTNADLLAAVADGLLLDETLHLADILRLQGELAEVTRA from the coding sequence ATGGTTAGCCTCCTTGCCTCGCTGACCGCGAACCGTGAGCTGCCCGTGTCCAAGTCGCGCCGTCCCGACCCGTCCAACTCGACCACCGCGCCGCGCCGCCGTTCCGTGCGCCGTCCGAGCTCGCCAGGCTCGGACGTCTGGCGCGACAAGCGCGTCTGGGTCGCGGCCACCGGGCTCGTGGTGATGATCGCGGCCCTGGTGGCGCTGAGCTGGCCGACCACGGCGGCGGAGCCGCAGCGCGTGGTCCTCTCCGAGGCGATCGAGCGGGTGCGCGGCGGCGAGGTCGCCTTCGCCACCATCGACGACAAGAGCCGCGAGGTGCTGCTCGTCCTGGGCGACCCGGCCACGGCCACCTCGCCGGCCATCGCCCCCGACGGCGCCTTCGAGTTGCCCGAGGGCGAGCAGCTGGTCGCGGCCTACAACGAGGGCTACGGCCCCGACCTGGCCGCCATCTTCGTCGACGCGGGTGTGCCGTTCACAGGCGAGCCGGAGCCCGAACCGGACCGGCTGACCCCGATCGTCACGAACCTGCTGCCGGCCCTGCTGATCGTGTCGTTCCTGCTGTGGTTCGTGGCGCGCAAGGGTGGCTTCGGCCAGTTCGGCAAGTCCAACCGTGGCCCGGCCGCAGTGCCCTCCACGCGCTTCAGCGACGTCGCGGGCGCCGACGAGGCCGTCGCCGAGCTGCGCGAGGTCGTGGACCTGCTGCACGATCCGGAGCGGTTCGCCGCCAGCGGCGCGACCGTGCCGCGCGGGTTCCTGCTCGAGGGCCCGCCCGGGACCGGCAAGACGCTGCTGGCCCGTGCGGTCGCCGGCGAGGCGGGCGTGCCGTTCTTCAGCCTGTCCGGGTCGGAGTTCGTGGAGATGTTCGTCGGCGTCGGCGCCAGCCGCGTCCGCGACGTGTTCGCCAAGGCCCGCAAGCACGAGCGGGCGATCATCTTCATCGACGAGATCGACGCCATCGGCAAGGCGCGCGGCAACGGTCCGTCCTCGGGTGCCAACGACGAACGCGAGGCGACGCTCAACCAGTTGCTCGTCGAGATGGACGGCTTCGAGGGTTCGGGCATCATCACGCTGGCCGCCACGAACCGGGCGGACGTGCTCGACCAGGCGCTGCTGCGCGCCGGGCGCTTCGACCGTCGGATCGCCGTGCCGGCACCCGACCGGGTCGGCCGCACGAAGATCCTCGAGCTGCACACCGACGGTCGCCGGCTGGCCGACGACGTCGACCTGGTCGCGCTGGCCCGCCGCACGCCCGGCATGACCGGCGCCGACCTCGCCGCCCTCGTCAACAGCGCCACCCTCGAGGCGGCCCGCGACGGCGCCGAGGCCGTCAACGCCGACCACCTCGAGGCAGCCCTGTCGACGGCGATGCTCGGCCGCGAACGTCGCTCGGCGGTCACCACCGACCGCGACCGCACCATCACGGCCTGGCACGAGGCCGGTCACACCCTCGCCGCGCTGCTGCAGCCGGACGCCGACGACCCGGTCACCGTCACGATCGTGCCGCGCGGGCCGGCCGGCGGCGTCACGTGGATGAGCGGCAACGACAACGCCTTCATGACCGCCAGCGAGGCGCGGGCCAAGCTGGTGACCGCGATGGCGGGCCGCGCGGCCGAGGAGCGCCTGCTGGCCGGCTCGTTCACGCAGGGCGCAGCCGGTGACTTCCAGCACGCCACCGAACTGGCCACCAACATGGTGACCCGTTACGGCATGAGCCCCCTGGGCGTCGCCAGCCTCTCCCCCGAGCAGGTCGTCAACGGCCCGCTCGCCGAGCAGGTCCACGCGGCCGTCAACACGCTGCTCGACGAGGCGCTGGCGGAGGCTCGCGCGCTGCTCCAAACCAACGCGGACCTGCTGGCCGCGGTGGCCGACGGGCTGCTGCTCGACGAGACGCTGCACCTCGCCGACATCCTGCGCCTGCAGGGCGAGCTCGCCGAGGTCACCCGCGCCTGA
- the chrA gene encoding chromate efflux transporter, producing MTAEHADRDPAVSGGEEPPGLAGHGIGLGEATRVWGLVALNSFGGPAGQIAVMHRFLIEERRWFSEKRFLHSLNYCMLLPGPEAQQLATYFGWLLHGTRGGLIAGGLFVLPGFLAIMALSVLYAGFGDVTAVEAIFYGIKPAVMAIVAAAVVRIGSRALKNRTMYAIAGAAFVAIFFLDVPFPFIIAGAGVLGFFGGRRWPDTFDVIRGHTADDTADGGARVSDDDQPVRPSTRRSLKVLAIGVTLWFAPIVGLAIWTGRESIWVQQGTFFSTAAVVTFGGAYSVLAYLAQQAVQTYGWLAPGEMLDGLGMAETTPGPLIQVVQFVGFMGAYRADLGLDPMLAGVLGAILTTWVTFVPCFLWIFLGAPYIEYLRGNHRLTSALSAITAAVVGVVLNLAVWFSLHTIFGQVDELHAYGVRLYTPESASLDPLAAAIATAAFFAMFKLRWSMLRTLAVSAGAGALLHYLVVA from the coding sequence ATGACCGCCGAGCACGCCGATCGCGACCCCGCCGTCTCCGGCGGTGAAGAACCGCCGGGACTGGCAGGGCATGGCATCGGTCTCGGCGAGGCCACCCGGGTGTGGGGATTGGTGGCCCTCAACAGCTTCGGCGGACCGGCCGGACAGATCGCCGTCATGCACCGGTTCCTGATCGAGGAGCGGCGCTGGTTCTCCGAGAAGCGGTTCCTGCACTCGCTCAACTACTGCATGCTGCTGCCCGGCCCCGAGGCCCAGCAGTTGGCCACCTACTTCGGATGGTTGCTGCACGGGACGCGTGGGGGACTGATCGCCGGCGGGCTGTTCGTGCTGCCGGGCTTCCTCGCGATCATGGCGCTCAGCGTGCTGTACGCCGGCTTCGGGGACGTCACGGCCGTCGAGGCGATCTTCTACGGCATCAAACCGGCGGTCATGGCCATCGTCGCCGCCGCGGTCGTGCGCATCGGCTCACGCGCGTTGAAGAACCGCACGATGTACGCCATCGCCGGGGCCGCCTTCGTCGCGATCTTCTTCCTCGACGTCCCCTTCCCGTTCATCATCGCCGGCGCCGGCGTCCTCGGCTTTTTCGGCGGTCGACGGTGGCCCGACACCTTCGACGTCATCCGTGGCCACACAGCCGACGACACCGCAGACGGAGGCGCCAGGGTCTCCGACGACGACCAACCCGTCCGGCCCTCCACCCGAAGGTCGCTGAAGGTCCTGGCCATCGGCGTGACCTTGTGGTTCGCACCGATCGTCGGGCTGGCCATCTGGACCGGCCGTGAGAGCATCTGGGTGCAGCAGGGCACCTTCTTCTCCACCGCCGCGGTCGTGACCTTCGGTGGCGCCTACTCGGTGCTGGCCTACCTCGCCCAGCAGGCGGTGCAGACCTACGGCTGGCTCGCTCCGGGCGAGATGCTCGACGGGCTCGGCATGGCCGAGACCACCCCGGGGCCGCTCATCCAGGTGGTGCAGTTCGTCGGCTTCATGGGTGCCTACCGCGCCGACCTCGGTCTCGACCCGATGCTGGCCGGTGTGCTCGGCGCGATTCTCACCACCTGGGTCACGTTCGTGCCCTGCTTCCTCTGGATCTTCCTCGGCGCGCCCTACATCGAGTACCTGCGCGGCAACCACCGGCTCACCTCCGCGCTGTCGGCGATCACCGCCGCGGTGGTCGGCGTCGTGCTCAACCTCGCCGTCTGGTTCTCACTGCACACCATCTTCGGGCAGGTCGACGAACTCCACGCGTACGGCGTCCGGCTCTACACCCCTGAATCCGCCAGCCTCGATCCGCTCGCCGCCGCCATCGCGACCGCGGCTTTCTTCGCCATGTTCAAGCTCCGTTGGTCCATGCTCCGCACCCTCGCCGTCAGTGCCGGCGCCGGCGCCCTGCTCCACTACCTCGTCGTCGCGTGA
- a CDS encoding acetylxylan esterase, whose translation MLAEREVLRVLVDKSLEELWTYRPEVAEPADFDAFWKQQRDAAAAHPLAARFAPAPVDLVTVEVLDVTFAGHGGTPVKGWLLLPRDRTDALPAVVEYVGYGGGRGLPHERLFWSAAGFAHLVMDTRGQGSSWAVGDTADVGDTGAPAAPGFLTRGIADPATHYFTRLFVDAARAVDAVRAHPAVDSGRVAVLGGSQGGGLALAAAHLAEQPAAVSSQVPFLAHFRRAVEVTDALPYGELSRYCRTHRDRADEVFATLSYLDVVNHARRAQAPALFSVGLADTVCPPSTVFAAFHAYAGDKDIRVYPFNEHEGGGAHHVREELTFLREVLT comes from the coding sequence GTGCTCGCCGAGCGGGAGGTGCTGCGCGTGCTGGTCGACAAGTCGCTCGAGGAACTCTGGACCTACCGGCCCGAGGTGGCCGAGCCCGCCGACTTCGACGCGTTCTGGAAGCAGCAACGCGACGCCGCGGCCGCCCACCCGCTGGCGGCCCGCTTCGCGCCGGCGCCGGTCGACCTGGTGACCGTCGAGGTCCTGGACGTGACCTTCGCCGGGCACGGGGGCACACCGGTGAAGGGCTGGCTGCTTTTGCCCCGGGACCGGACCGACGCGCTGCCGGCCGTGGTCGAGTACGTCGGCTACGGCGGCGGCCGTGGGTTGCCGCACGAGCGGCTGTTCTGGTCGGCCGCCGGGTTCGCCCACCTGGTGATGGACACGCGCGGGCAAGGCTCGTCGTGGGCGGTCGGTGACACCGCCGACGTCGGTGACACGGGCGCGCCGGCGGCCCCGGGGTTCCTGACGCGCGGGATCGCCGACCCGGCCACGCACTACTTCACGCGGCTGTTCGTCGACGCGGCCCGTGCGGTCGACGCCGTGCGGGCGCATCCGGCCGTCGATTCCGGCCGGGTCGCCGTGCTCGGCGGCAGTCAGGGCGGCGGGCTCGCGCTGGCCGCCGCCCACCTCGCCGAGCAGCCCGCCGCCGTGTCGTCGCAGGTGCCGTTCCTGGCCCACTTCCGGCGCGCCGTGGAGGTGACCGACGCGCTGCCCTACGGCGAGCTGTCGCGTTACTGCCGGACCCACCGCGACCGGGCCGACGAGGTGTTCGCGACGCTGAGCTACCTCGACGTCGTCAACCACGCCAGGCGGGCCCAGGCGCCGGCGCTGTTCAGCGTCGGGCTGGCCGACACGGTGTGTCCGCCGTCGACCGTGTTCGCCGCCTTCCACGCCTACGCGGGCGACAAGGACATTCGCGTCTACCCGTTCAACGAGCACGAAGGTGGCGGTGCCCACCACGTACGCGAGGAGCTGACCTTCCTGCGCGAGGTCCTGACGTGA
- a CDS encoding Clp protease N-terminal domain-containing protein codes for MTYASAGVLAAAARVARRLRQYDLTEAHLLAGVLDGPVTAGRRALEAVGLTADVVERELAGRAPAAGAGGEAGATTLAGIRELLARSEGVAIANGSAEVRAEDLLVALLWNAADTAGIAFLQRRGITTAALRDALVAEGVAVPDLPLPRAVELAYGPEVSGPAERWGEVYGHLVEVLGARWHWSWNLTDDGRFVVQAEEDADLPGLLGDLLGPGAVDVDASRRHRLWVDARAPHGAAGRPS; via the coding sequence GTGACGTACGCGAGTGCCGGGGTGCTCGCGGCGGCGGCCCGGGTCGCCCGGCGCCTGCGGCAGTACGACCTCACCGAGGCACACCTGCTCGCGGGCGTCCTCGATGGACCGGTGACGGCCGGCCGGCGCGCACTGGAAGCGGTCGGGCTGACCGCGGACGTGGTCGAGCGTGAGCTGGCCGGACGCGCCCCTGCGGCGGGTGCCGGAGGCGAGGCTGGCGCCACCACGCTCGCCGGCATCCGTGAGCTCTTGGCTCGGTCCGAGGGGGTGGCGATCGCCAACGGCTCGGCCGAGGTTCGCGCGGAGGACCTGCTGGTCGCGCTGCTGTGGAACGCCGCCGACACGGCCGGGATCGCGTTCCTGCAGCGACGTGGGATCACCACGGCGGCGTTGCGCGACGCGCTGGTCGCCGAGGGGGTCGCGGTGCCCGACCTGCCGCTGCCCCGGGCGGTCGAGCTCGCGTACGGCCCGGAGGTGTCGGGCCCGGCCGAGCGGTGGGGCGAGGTCTACGGCCACCTCGTGGAGGTGCTCGGCGCCCGCTGGCACTGGAGCTGGAACCTCACCGACGACGGCCGTTTCGTCGTCCAGGCCGAGGAGGACGCTGACCTGCCCGGCCTCCTCGGCGACCTCCTGGGTCCGGGCGCGGTGGACGTCGACGCGTCGCGACGCCACCGGTTGTGGGTCGACGCTCGTGCACCTCACGGCGCTGCCGGCCGCCCGTCGTGA
- a CDS encoding pyruvate, phosphate dikinase, translated as MEDLDAEVLGNKAVGLATMARLGLPVPPAFVVTTPVGRHFLRHGALAGDVAAAIREQLHALERVTGRRLGDPRAPLLVAVRSGAAVSMPGMMDTVVNLGALPVQAALEAAPSAFHVDTRFRFLRSYATTVAGVDEAVFADLERRHAAGRQGATRPDALLGAVEEQLDRAGHAIPEDPVEQVERAVAAVLGSWHSPRAHAYRQRQDIPHDLGTAAVVQAMVFGNRDADSATGVAFSRDPTTGHRAPYGDVLFTAQGEDVVSGRADTGRLSALAERLPDAWDTLLDALALLERELRDLVHVEFTIESGRLWLLQVRVGGATARAAIKIAVELVDEGRIGTTEALRRITPEQVRVSAAAARASHDGERVLTAGLGASPGVATGRIATTSEEAIRLARTGPVVLVRPVTSPRDMPGIAAAVGVLTAAGGLTSHAAVVARSLSKAAVVGAAGIAIDAGAGTVTVGPTVLRTGDVVSIDGTSGAVFVGDVRARADGVDPHLQRLLRWADDLAGGSGRSRSPAARLAAAHARLGAG; from the coding sequence GTGGAGGACCTCGACGCCGAGGTGCTCGGGAACAAGGCCGTGGGGCTCGCCACGATGGCGCGGCTGGGCCTGCCGGTGCCGCCCGCCTTCGTCGTGACCACGCCGGTCGGCCGGCACTTCCTGCGCCACGGCGCGCTCGCGGGCGACGTGGCCGCGGCGATCCGCGAGCAACTGCACGCACTCGAACGCGTGACGGGACGCCGGCTGGGCGATCCACGGGCACCGCTGCTCGTCGCGGTTCGGTCGGGGGCAGCGGTGTCCATGCCGGGGATGATGGACACGGTCGTGAACCTCGGCGCCCTGCCGGTGCAGGCCGCGCTCGAGGCGGCGCCGTCGGCGTTCCACGTCGACACCCGCTTCCGGTTCCTGCGCAGCTACGCCACCACCGTCGCCGGGGTGGACGAGGCCGTCTTCGCGGACCTTGAGCGACGGCACGCCGCCGGGAGGCAGGGTGCAACACGACCCGACGCGTTGCTCGGAGCCGTCGAGGAACAGCTCGACCGGGCCGGCCACGCGATCCCCGAGGACCCGGTCGAGCAGGTGGAGCGTGCCGTGGCGGCGGTGTTGGGCTCGTGGCATTCGCCGCGGGCACACGCCTACCGGCAGCGCCAGGACATCCCGCACGACCTGGGGACGGCCGCGGTCGTGCAGGCGATGGTGTTCGGCAACCGGGACGCCGACAGCGCGACGGGTGTGGCGTTCAGCCGCGACCCCACGACCGGCCATCGGGCGCCCTACGGCGACGTGCTGTTCACCGCCCAGGGCGAGGACGTGGTGTCCGGCCGGGCCGACACCGGCCGACTGTCCGCCCTGGCGGAGCGCCTCCCAGACGCCTGGGACACCCTCCTCGACGCCTTGGCGCTGCTGGAGCGCGAACTGCGTGACCTCGTGCACGTCGAGTTCACCATCGAGTCCGGGCGGCTCTGGCTGCTGCAGGTCCGCGTCGGTGGTGCCACGGCCCGCGCCGCCATCAAGATCGCCGTCGAGCTCGTGGACGAGGGGCGCATCGGCACGACCGAGGCACTGCGACGGATCACCCCCGAGCAGGTCCGGGTGAGCGCCGCCGCAGCGCGCGCGAGCCACGATGGCGAGCGCGTGCTGACGGCCGGGCTGGGTGCGTCGCCCGGCGTCGCAACCGGGCGGATCGCGACCACTTCGGAGGAGGCCATACGGCTGGCCCGAACGGGGCCCGTGGTCCTCGTCCGGCCCGTGACGTCGCCGCGGGACATGCCCGGGATCGCCGCGGCGGTCGGCGTCCTGACTGCGGCCGGCGGGCTGACCAGTCATGCCGCGGTGGTGGCGAGGTCGTTGTCCAAGGCCGCTGTCGTCGGCGCGGCCGGCATCGCGATCGACGCCGGCGCCGGCACGGTGACGGTCGGTCCGACGGTGCTGCGGACCGGTGACGTGGTCTCCATCGACGGCACCAGCGGCGCCGTGTTCGTCGGCGACGTGCGAGCGCGAGCGGACGGCGTCGATCCCCACCTCCAGCGGTTGTTGCGCTGGGCGGACGACCTCGCTGGCGGTTCGGGCCGCTCGCGCTCGCCCGCGGCGAGGCTCGCGGCAGCCCATGCCCGGCTCGGAGCGGGCTGA
- a CDS encoding transcriptional regulator — protein sequence MIEPHPTPPDLLVLHTLRCIGFASVQRVEAALAGLTDADVEEELLSLAAQGLVTHERGEFGGWGLTDAGKAADTERIGDELDVAGGRGEVQVAYVDFLDLNPRALDLCGAWQVRGVDGSVVLNDHTDAEYDNSVLARLADLDAEAQHVCARLGARLQRFSRYGPRLARALERAGAGDVAQITDSLDSYHTVWFQLHEDLLATLGIARDA from the coding sequence ATGATCGAACCACACCCCACCCCGCCCGACCTGCTCGTGCTGCACACGCTGCGCTGCATCGGCTTCGCGTCCGTGCAGCGTGTGGAGGCGGCCCTCGCCGGGCTGACCGATGCGGACGTCGAGGAGGAACTGCTGTCCCTGGCCGCGCAGGGGTTGGTCACCCATGAACGGGGCGAGTTCGGTGGTTGGGGGCTCACCGACGCCGGCAAGGCCGCGGATACCGAACGGATCGGTGACGAACTGGACGTCGCCGGCGGACGCGGCGAGGTCCAGGTGGCCTACGTCGACTTCCTCGACCTCAACCCTCGGGCCCTGGACCTGTGCGGCGCGTGGCAGGTCCGCGGCGTCGACGGCAGCGTCGTCCTGAACGACCACACCGACGCGGAGTACGACAACAGCGTGCTGGCTCGGCTGGCCGACCTGGACGCCGAGGCACAGCACGTCTGTGCGCGCCTCGGGGCCCGACTGCAGCGGTTCTCACGCTACGGCCCACGGCTGGCCAGGGCCCTGGAACGCGCAGGCGCCGGCGACGTCGCCCAGATCACCGACAGCCTCGACTCGTACCACACGGTCTGGTTCCAGCTGCACGAGGATCTGCTCGCGACCCTGGGGATCGCTCGCGACGCCTGA
- a CDS encoding VOC family protein has product MAVSPVRLNHAVLFVADLERAERFYTQVFGMEVVAREPRANAAFLRLPRSGNHHDLGLFGVGPAAPPKRRGGIGLYHLAWQVDTIEELADARRILGDAGALSGESSHGATKSLYGIDPDGNEFEIMWMLPREAWGEFENAAPIERLDLRAELERWSGVRTAGRIVAESGDGTAV; this is encoded by the coding sequence ATGGCCGTCTCGCCGGTCCGTCTCAACCACGCCGTGCTGTTCGTTGCCGACCTCGAACGCGCGGAACGCTTCTACACCCAGGTGTTCGGCATGGAGGTCGTGGCGCGGGAGCCGCGCGCCAACGCCGCCTTCCTGCGCCTGCCGCGGTCGGGCAACCACCACGACCTCGGGCTGTTCGGGGTCGGACCGGCCGCCCCGCCCAAGCGTCGCGGCGGCATCGGGCTGTACCACCTGGCCTGGCAGGTCGACACCATCGAGGAACTCGCCGACGCCCGGCGGATCCTCGGCGACGCAGGCGCGCTGAGCGGCGAGAGCAGCCACGGCGCGACCAAGAGCCTCTACGGCATCGACCCCGACGGCAACGAGTTCGAGATCATGTGGATGCTGCCGCGCGAGGCCTGGGGTGAGTTCGAGAACGCCGCCCCCATCGAGCGGCTGGACCTGCGTGCCGAGCTCGAGCGCTGGTCGGGCGTGCGCACCGCCGGCCGCATCGTGGCGGAGAGCGGGGACGGCACCGCCGTCTGA
- a CDS encoding MarR family winged helix-turn-helix transcriptional regulator — MDQVQWLDEHEATAWRGLQFMQMRLEAALARQLSAESSLSLQDFMVLVALTDHPDGRLRAFELANTLGWDKTRLSHHLKRMSARDLVEKQTCPTDRRGYFVAVTVDGREAIRNAAPGHVATVRRLFLDLVSDDELETIIRVTSRVLDRLSEDADGQR; from the coding sequence ATGGATCAGGTGCAGTGGCTGGACGAGCACGAGGCGACCGCCTGGCGTGGGCTGCAGTTCATGCAGATGCGCCTGGAAGCCGCGCTCGCCCGACAGCTGTCGGCGGAGTCGTCGCTGTCGCTGCAGGACTTCATGGTGCTCGTCGCGCTGACCGACCATCCCGACGGCCGCCTGCGGGCGTTCGAGCTCGCCAACACGCTCGGGTGGGACAAGACCCGGCTGAGCCACCACCTCAAGCGCATGTCCGCCCGGGATCTGGTCGAGAAGCAGACCTGCCCCACCGACCGCCGCGGCTACTTCGTCGCCGTCACCGTCGACGGGCGCGAGGCGATCCGGAACGCCGCCCCCGGTCACGTCGCCACGGTGCGGCGCCTCTTCCTCGACCTGGTCAGCGACGACGAGTTGGAGACGATCATCCGTGTCACCTCACGGGTGCTCGACCGGCTCTCGGAGGACGCCGACGGTCAGCGGTGA
- the pyrF gene encoding orotidine-5'-phosphate decarboxylase, which produces MTPTERLAVALDVPSLDEAEALAKTLSGHVGWFKVGLELFAAHGPAAVEIIRGYGPVFLDVKLHDIPTTVERAARRIADLGVGLLTVHASGGKDMVHAAVSGLGEHGRVLAVTVLTSISDHDLTSISAPAATTQVPTLAALAVQGGAPGLVCAPADLVAVRRTVGGEVLLVTPGVRPAGAGDDDHARAATPASAVADGADLLVVGRPITRAEDPAAAAQAIAAELSRD; this is translated from the coding sequence GTGACGCCCACCGAGCGGCTCGCTGTCGCCCTCGACGTACCGAGCCTGGACGAGGCCGAAGCCCTGGCCAAGACGCTGTCCGGGCACGTCGGCTGGTTCAAGGTGGGTCTGGAGTTGTTCGCGGCCCACGGGCCGGCCGCGGTGGAGATCATCCGTGGCTACGGGCCGGTGTTCCTCGACGTCAAGCTGCACGACATCCCCACGACCGTCGAGCGTGCCGCGCGGCGCATCGCCGACCTCGGGGTGGGGCTGCTGACGGTCCACGCCAGCGGCGGGAAGGACATGGTCCACGCCGCGGTGTCCGGGTTGGGGGAGCACGGCCGGGTGCTGGCCGTGACGGTGCTCACCTCGATCTCCGACCACGACCTGACCTCGATCAGCGCGCCCGCGGCGACGACGCAGGTGCCGACGCTGGCGGCGCTGGCCGTGCAGGGCGGCGCGCCCGGGCTGGTCTGCGCGCCGGCAGACCTGGTCGCCGTGCGTCGCACCGTCGGTGGCGAGGTGTTGCTGGTAACGCCCGGCGTCCGTCCCGCCGGTGCCGGCGACGACGACCACGCGCGCGCCGCCACGCCCGCTTCCGCGGTGGCGGACGGTGCCGACCTGCTGGTGGTCGGCCGCCCGATCACCCGCGCCGAGGACCCCGCCGCGGCTGCCCAGGCCATCGCCGCCGAACTCTCTCGGGACTGA